One window from the genome of Cucumis melo cultivar AY chromosome 12, USDA_Cmelo_AY_1.0, whole genome shotgun sequence encodes:
- the LOC103483781 gene encoding sucrose synthase 6 → MAMASASLMRLDTPISDSLNDALRRSRNQMKKCFARFVENGKRLMKCQDLMKDVEITIEDKRERSHVLEGFLGYILSNTQEAAVVPPNIALAVRPSPGFWEFVTVNATSLEVGDLTASEYLKFKEAIFDENWANDENALEIDFGAIEFTAPRLSLPSSIGNGVNLISKFISSRFGEDKQNVNALVNYLLGLQHRGQSLMINKKLNTVSKLQSALFAAQVYVSSLPKDTPYEEFKHKMKGWGFEKGWGSNSERVRETMLLLSEVLQAPDPAKLELLFSKLPTTLNIVIFSPHGYFGQAGVLGLPDTGGQIVYILDQVRALEEELLHRIEQQGLQAKPQILVVTRLIPDARGTKCNVELEPIENTKHSHILRVPFYTQNGVLRQWVSRFDVYPYLERFAKDATAKILKVMDCKPDLIIGNYTDGNLVASLMAKKLGITQGTIAHALEKTKYEDSDAKWKELDPKYHFSCQFTADMISMNATDFIITSTYQEVSGSKNRPGQYESHEAFTMPGLYRVVSGINVFDPKFNIAAPGADQSVYFPFTEKSKRLTNFHPEIEELLYSRENNDEHIGYLADKKKPIIFSMARLDTVKNITGLTEWYGKNRKLRSLVNLVLVAGFFDPSKSKDREEIDEIKKMHSLIEKYKLKGQIRWIAAQTDRYRNGELYRCIADTKGAFVQPALYEGFGLTVIEAMNVGLPTFATNQGGPAEIIVDGVSGFHIDPYNGDEASKKIVAFFEKCKSDGGYWNKMSEAGLQRIHECYTWNIYAKKALNMGSIYGFWRQLTKDQKQAKMRYIEMIYSLLFRNLVKNVSIPTEESLPAPTATTSPQQPTPELRSRRSGGTQLEPRPRSEERGSVEVGQSGNGLSHTLKKVCFLAGSLLVAYYILKRISGVNQAYDDLPL, encoded by the exons TAGACACACCAATTTCTGACAGTCTAAACGATGCATTGAGAAGATCCCGTAACCAAATGAAGAAATGCTTTGCCAG gtttgttgagaATGGGAAGAGGTTGATGAAATGCCAAGACTTGATGAAGGACGTGGAGATAACAATTGAAGACAAGCGAGAAAGGAGCCATGTTTTGGAAGGCTTTCTTGGCTACATTCTAAGCAACACTCAG GAGGCTGCTGTTGTCCCTCCGAACATCGCTCTAGCCGTGAGACCAAGTCCCGGTTTCTGGGAGTTTGTTACGGTGAATGCTACAAGTTTGGAAGTAGGAGATCTTACTGCTTCAGAGTACTTGAAATTTAAGGAAGCTATCTTTGATGAGAATTG GGCAAATGATGAAAATGCTCTTGAGATAGATTTTGGAGCCATTGAATTCACTGCCCCTCGCTTAAGCCTTCCATCGTCGATTGGAAACGGAGTCAACTTGATCTCAAAATTCATTAGTTCAAGGTTTGGTGAGGATAAACAGAATGTTAATGCACTTGTTAATTATCTGCTGGGTCTTCAGCATCGAGGACAG AGTCTTATGATCAATAAGAAACTTAACACCGTTTCCAAGCTTCAATCAGCATTGTTTGCAGCTCAAGTATATGTATCTTCACTGCCAAAAGACACACCATATGAAGAATTTAAGCACAA GATGAAAGGATGGGGATTTGAGAAAGGATGGGGAAGCAATTCTGAGAGGGTTAGGGAAACAATGTTACTCCTTTCTGAGGTCCTGCAAGCACCAGATCCAGCAAAATTGGAGTTACTGTTTAGCAAGCTTCCAACCACATTGAATATTGTAATCTTTTCGCCTCATGGCTATTTCGGCCAGGCAGGAGTCCTCGGCTTGCCCGACACCGGTGGTCAG ATTGTGTACATTCTGGATCAAGTGAGAGCTTTAGAAGAGGAGTTGCTGCACAGAATTGAGCAGCAAGGCTTGCAAGCAAAGCCTCAGATTCTTGTG GTGACAAGATTAATACCTGATGCACGAGGGACGAAGTGCAATGTTGAGTTAGAGCCTATTGAGAACACAAAGCATTCTCACATTCTCAGGGTCCCATTCTACACACAAAATGGAGTCCTTCGCCAATGGGTTTCGCGTTTTGATGTCTATCCATACTTAGAGAGATTTGCCAAG GATGCCACGGCTAAGATCCTTAAAGTCATGGATTGCAAACCGGACCTCATCATTGGGAACTACACTGATGGAAACTTGGTTGCTTCTTTGATGGCTAAGAAACTTGGAATTACACAG GGAACTATAGCACACGCTTTAGAGAAAACAAAATATGAGGATTCGGATGCTAAGTGGAAGGAACTTGATCCAAAGTATCACTTTTCATGTCAATTCACAGCTGACATGATCTCAATGAATGCAACTGATTTCATTATAACAAGTACATATCAAGAAGTTTCAGGAAG CAAAAACAGGCCAGGACAATATGAAAGCCATGAGGCCTTTACTATGCCTGGACTTTATAGGGTAGTCTCAGGTATTAATGTGTTTGACCCCAAATTCAACATTGCTGCTCCCGGGGCTGATCAATCTGTCTATTTTCCTTTCACTGAGAAATCGAAGCGACTGACTAATTTTCATCCTGAAATCGAGGAACTACTTTATAGCAGAGAAAACAATGATGAGCACAT AGGTTACCTTGCAGATAAGAAGAAGCCAATTATTTTCTCAATGGCAAGGCTTGATACGGTGAAAAACATTACTGGGTTGACTGAATGGTATGGTAAAAACAGGAAGCTGAGAAGTTTAGTAAACCTTGTGTTGGTAGCTGGATTCTTTGATCCATCAAAATCAAAGGACAGAGAAGAAATTGATGAGATAAAAAAGATGCATTCCCtgatagaaaaatataaacTCAAGGGGCAAATCAGATGGATAGCAGCTCAAACCGATCGGTACCGCAATGGAGAGCTATACCGTTGCATTGCTGATACAAAAGGAGCTTTTGTGCAGCCTGCACTTTATGAGGGTTTTGGCCTAACAGTCATTGAGGCGATGAACGTTGGATTGCCTACTTTTGCAACAAACCAAGGAGGCCCAGCCGAGATAATTGTCGATGGAGTATCAGGCTTCCACATCGATCCTTATAATGGAGATGAAGCAAGCAAAAAGATTGTTGCTTTCTTTGAGAAATGCAAGTCAGATGGTGGATATTGGAACAAGATGTCAGAAGCCGGTCTTCAGCGAATACATGAATG CTACACTTGGAACATTTATGCAAAGAAAGCTCTGAACATGGGATCAATTTATGGATTTTGGAGACAGTTAACCAAGGATCAAAAACAAGCCAAGATGAGATACATTGAAATGATTTACTCTCTCTTGTTCAGGAATTTG GTGAAGAACGTTTCAATCCCCACTGAAGAATCCTTGCCAGCTCCAACCGCCACAACTTCACCACAGCAGCCGACACCAGAGCTCCGATCCCGGAGGTCGGGTGGCACTCAGCTTGAGCCAAGACCAAG GAGTGAAGAAAGGGGTTCGGTGGAGGTTGGGCAGAGTGGGAATGGGCTATCACACACCTTGAAAAAGGTGTGCTTTTTGGCTGGCTCTCTCTTGGTTGCTTACTACATTCTAAAGAGAATTTCTGGAGTAAATCAAGCATATGATGATTTACCATTATAA
- the LOC103483692 gene encoding uncharacterized protein At4g15970-like, which yields MKNNNSAADGEQAGKLSVPSVVPTMTTTSVVTWRTVRVSVVLVGVTLGLFVLYNSAINPFKFLPVSYTYRAFRFSSPHKDPILEKVVKEAAMEDGTIIITTLNDAWAEPDSLLDLFLKSFHVGNGTQRLLKHLVIVTLDQKAYSRCVALHPHCYQLDTQGTNFSSEAYFMTSDYLKMMWRRIEFLIYVLEMGHSFVFTDTDIMWLQDPFNHFYKEADFQIASDSYLGNPEDLNNVPNGGFVYVRANPKTVKFYKFWYQSRTIYPGQHDQDVLNKIKHSPLIPKIGMKLRFLDTANFGGFCQMGRDMSKMATVHANCCVGLENKVHDLRILLQDWNNFFNRTIAGNKSPSSTPSWTVPQDCRTSFQRGRQHKDDKKTGN from the exons ATGAAGAATAATAATTCCGCCGCCGATGGCGAACAGGCCGGCAAGTTGTCGGTTCCCTCGGTCGTTCCTACGATGACGACGACGTCGGTGGTTACGTGGAGGACGGTGAGAGTGTCGGTGGTGTTGGTGGGCGTTACGTTGGGACTCTTCGTTCTGTACAACTCAGCCATTAATCCTTTCAAATTTCTTCCTGTTTCCTACACCTACCGTGCTTTTCGATTCTCTTCTCCTCACAAAGACCCTATTTTG GAAAAAGTTGTGAAAGAAGCGGCGATGGAAGATGGAACAATAATCATAACGACGTTGAACGATGCATGGGCAGAGCCAGATTCACTCCTTGATTTGTTTCTTAAGAGCTTCCACGTTGGAAACGGAACCCAAAGATTATTGAAGCATTTAGTGATAGTCACGCTGGACCAAAAAGCGTACTCTCGTTGCGTGGCCTTACACCCTCATTGCTATCAATTGGACACTCAAGGAACCAACTTCTCGTCTGAAGCCTACTTCATGACCTCTGATTACCTAAAAATGATGTGGCGAAGAATTGAATTCCTCATATATGTTCTTGAAATGGGTCACAGCTTCGTTTTTACA GATACTGATATCATGTGGCTGCAAGATCCATTCAATCATTTCTACAAAGAGGCGGATTTTCAAATTGCTAGCGATTCGTATTTGGGGAATCCGGAGGATTTAAACAACGTTCCAAACGGAGGGTTTGTGTACGTGAGAGCGAATCCAAAAACAGTGAAATTCTACAAGTTTTGGTACCAATCGAGAACAATATATCCAGGGCAGCATGACCAAGACGTGCTGAACAAGATCAAACATAGTCCGTTAATCCCTAAAATTGGGATGAAATTAAGGTTTCTTGACACTGCTAATTTCGGTGGGTTCTGTCAAATGGGGAGGGATATGAGCAAGATGGCTACAGTGCATGCCAACTGCTGTGTTGGATTAGAGAACAAAGTTCACGATCTCAGGATTTTGCTCCAAGATTGGAATAACTTTTTTAACCGAACAATTGCGGGTAACAAATCACCTTCGTCCACTCCTTCCTGGACTGTTCCTCAAGATTGCag AACTTCATTTCAAAGAGGGAGGCAACATAAAGACGATAAGAAAACTGGGAATTAG
- the LOC103483601 gene encoding uncharacterized protein LOC103483601, with amino-acid sequence MSDPYAGAKGGRLTFKGGVLASRSKDIDKKKKKKKKDKTKTDENPTDDGEILTSADGVEGGDGAMYTIDAAKRMKYEELFPVETRKFGYDPNNSNTKSKSVEDALDDRVKKKADRYCK; translated from the coding sequence ATGTCCGATCCATATGCAGGGGCGAAAGGAGGTAGGCTCACCTTCAAGGGAGGAGTCTTAGCCTCTCGTAGCAAGGACAttgacaagaagaagaagaagaagaagaaagacaaaactAAAACCGACGAGAACCCCACGGACGATGGCGAGATTTTAACATCGGCTGATGGTGTAGAAGGTGGAGACGGAGCAATGTATACTATTGACGCCGCTAAGCGTATGAAGTACGAGGAGCTATTTCCTGTGGAGACAAGGAAGTTCGGTTACGACCCTAACAACTCCAATACCAAGTCCAAGTCTGTGGAGGATGCTCTCGATGACCGTGTCAAAAAGAAGGCGGATCGTTATTGTAAATAA
- the LOC103483414 gene encoding nascent polypeptide-associated complex subunit beta-like isoform X1, which translates to MVGLMDQERLRKIASAVRTGGKGTMRRKKKAVHKTTTTDDKRLQSTLKRIGVNAIPAIEEVNIFKDDVVIQFNNPKVQASIAANTWVVSGSPQTKKLQDILPGIINQLGPDNLDNLRKLAEQFKQQVPGAGGDAKNAQEEDDDVPELVEGETFEAPTEENRSS; encoded by the exons ATGGTTGGCCTT ATGGATCAGGAGAGGCTTAGAAAGATTGCCAGTGCCGTCCGCACTGGTGGAAAGGGTACCATGAGACg AAAGAAGAAGGCAGTTCATAAGACTACCACAACTGATGACAAAAGGCTCCAGAGTACCTTAAAGAGAATTGGGGTGAATGCCATTCCTGCTATTGAGGAGGTCAACATTTTCAAGGATGATGTGGTCATCCAATTCAACAACCCAAAGG TTCAAGCATCTATTGCTGCAAACACGTGGGTCGTTAGTGGTTCTCCTCAAACAAAGA AATTGCAGGATATCTTGCCTGGTATCATCAATCAATTGG GTCCAGATAACTTGGACAACTTGCGTAAATTGGCTGAACAGTTTAAACAGCAAGTACCTGGAGCGGGTGGTGATGCAAAGAATGCACAAGAGGAGGATGACGATGTTCCAGAACTTGTTGAGGGCGAGACTTTTGAAGCTCCCACAGAAGAAAATCGTTCTTCTTAG
- the LOC103483414 gene encoding nascent polypeptide-associated complex subunit beta-like isoform X2 yields the protein MDQERLRKIASAVRTGGKGTMRRKKKAVHKTTTTDDKRLQSTLKRIGVNAIPAIEEVNIFKDDVVIQFNNPKVQASIAANTWVVSGSPQTKKLQDILPGIINQLGPDNLDNLRKLAEQFKQQVPGAGGDAKNAQEEDDDVPELVEGETFEAPTEENRSS from the exons ATGGATCAGGAGAGGCTTAGAAAGATTGCCAGTGCCGTCCGCACTGGTGGAAAGGGTACCATGAGACg AAAGAAGAAGGCAGTTCATAAGACTACCACAACTGATGACAAAAGGCTCCAGAGTACCTTAAAGAGAATTGGGGTGAATGCCATTCCTGCTATTGAGGAGGTCAACATTTTCAAGGATGATGTGGTCATCCAATTCAACAACCCAAAGG TTCAAGCATCTATTGCTGCAAACACGTGGGTCGTTAGTGGTTCTCCTCAAACAAAGA AATTGCAGGATATCTTGCCTGGTATCATCAATCAATTGG GTCCAGATAACTTGGACAACTTGCGTAAATTGGCTGAACAGTTTAAACAGCAAGTACCTGGAGCGGGTGGTGATGCAAAGAATGCACAAGAGGAGGATGACGATGTTCCAGAACTTGTTGAGGGCGAGACTTTTGAAGCTCCCACAGAAGAAAATCGTTCTTCTTAG
- the LOC103483331 gene encoding xyloglucan endotransglucosylase/hydrolase protein 9-like, whose product MGFIGYFLVLVVSSVVSCTKFDELFQSNWAPDHLLIEGDYANLTLDSLSGCGYESKKKYLFGEATVQIKLVEGDSAGIVTAFYMSSEGPNHDELDFEFLGNVSGELYLVQTNVYTNGTGNREQRHTLWFDPTADFHSYSLFWNRRSIVFLVDRIPIRVFENKEESGVGYPRSQAMGVRGSIWNADDWATQGGRIKTNWSDAPFVATFRDFEIKACELEPETEDAEAKCGPTRQFWWDKPSLRVLSRHKAHQLKWVRARHLVYDYCKDTARFIELPKECV is encoded by the exons ATGGGTTTTATCGGCTACTTCCTCGTATTGGTCGTTTCTTCAGTGGTCTCTTGCACTAAGTTTGATGAATTGTTTCAATCAAATTGGGCACCAGATCATCTCCTCATTGAAGGAGACTATGCCAACTTAACACTCGACTCTCTTTCTG GTTGTGGATATGAGTCCAAGAAGAAGTATCTGTTCGGGGAAGCCACTGTCCAAATCAAACTGGTGGAGGGGGATTCTGCAGGGATAGTGACAGCCTTCTAC ATGTCTTCAGAGGGGCCTAACCATGATGAGCTAGATTTTGAGTTTCTGGGGAATGTGTCGGGAGAGCTATATTTGGTTCAGACCAATGTGTATACTAATGGCACTGGAAACAGAGAGCAGAGGCACACTCTTTGGTTTGACCCCACAGCCGATTTCCATTCTTATTCCCTCTTCTGGAATCGTCGCTCTATAGT GTTTTTGGTGGACAGAATTCCCATAAGAGTGTTTGAGAACAAAGAAGAAAGTGGTGTGGGTTACCCCAGGAGCCAAGCCATGGGAGTTCGAGGTTCGATATGGAATGCGGATGATTGGGCAACACAAGGAGGAAGAATTAAAACCAATTGGAGCGATGCACCATTCGTGGCAACATTTCGGGATTTTGAAATTAAAGCTTGCGAGTTGGAGCCGGAGACGGAGGATGCAGAGGCCAAGTGTGGACCGACAAGGCAATTCTGGTGGGACAAACCATCGCTGAGAGTGTTAAGCAGGCACAAAGCACATCAACTCAAGTGGGTTCGTGCAAGGCATTTGGTATACGATTATTGTAAAGATACTGCCCGATTCATTGAGTTACCAAAGGAATGCGTTTAA
- the LOC103482942 gene encoding uncharacterized protein LOC103482942, with protein MKGSVCFLCASLPFLPNPNHTSFSSSSDSISKRSSIHAQTHHQEIRVCTNRTCRRQGSFLALEILSALAPPTIVVNPSGCLGKCGAGPNVAVLPDGFVIGHCGTPARAADLIIQLSGRDSDSVGVSKSLEALALRKRAQCELEDGNFSQAELLLAQAIDLIPCGGIHIIFKDRSVVRLALGNHSGALEDANEALRVAPQYLEAYICQGDVFLAMDKFDSAEISYSTALEIDPSIRRSKSFKARVAKLQEKLSAVRTQ; from the exons ATGAAGGGAAGTGTGTGTTTCCTCTGCGCGTCTCTCCCATTTCTTCCAAATCCAAACCACacctctttctcttcttcttcagaTTCCATTTCTAAACGTAGCTCGATTCATGCTCAAACTCACCACCAAGAGATTCGCGTTTGCACCAATCGCACTTGCCGCCGTCAAGGTTCCTTTCTCGCCCTCGAAATTCTCAGCGCCCTCGCACCTCCCACCATTGTCGTCAATCCCTCCGGTTGTTTAGGCAAGTGTGGCGCTGGCCCTAATGTTGCTGttttgcccgatggattcgtcATCGGCCATTGTGGCACACCTGCTCGGGCTGCCGACCTCATCATCCAATTATCTGGCCGAGACTCAGATTCTGTTGGTGTCTCCAAGAGTTTGGAGGCTCTTGCTCTGAGGAAGAGAGCTCAATGTGAGTTGGAGGACGGGAATTTCTCCCAGGCTGAGCTACTTCTTGCGCAG GCGATAGATTTAATACCATGTGGAGGTATCCATATAATATTCAAGGACAG GTCCGTCGTAAGATTGGCACTGGGGAATCACTCTGGCGCCCTTGAAGATGCAAATGAAGCTCTAAGAGTAGCTCCTCAATATCTAGAG GCTTACATTTGCCAAGGTGACGTATTTTTAGCTATGGACAAGTTTGACTCGGCTGAGATATCATATTCAACAGCTTTAGAAATTGATCCTTCAATTCGTCGTTCAAAGTCATTCAAG